A single region of the Streptomyces sp. NBC_00425 genome encodes:
- a CDS encoding NIPSNAP family protein, producing the protein MPKTTQLRTYTVRAGMLDEWVERWREEIVPLRLALGFGIGGAWVDRERNQFVWLISYDGPETFAERNALYWSSPERKAMGLDPDGYLVHTEERTVESVY; encoded by the coding sequence ATGCCGAAGACCACGCAGTTGCGTACGTACACCGTCCGAGCGGGCATGCTCGACGAGTGGGTGGAGCGTTGGCGGGAGGAGATCGTGCCGTTGCGGCTGGCGTTGGGGTTCGGGATCGGAGGGGCCTGGGTGGACCGGGAACGCAACCAGTTCGTCTGGCTGATCTCGTACGACGGTCCGGAGACGTTCGCCGAGCGCAACGCGCTGTACTGGTCGTCGCCCGAGCGCAAAGCCATGGGCCTGGACCCGGACGGCTACCTGGTCCACACCGAGGAGCGCACGGTGGAATCGGTCTACTGA